The Hydrogenispora ethanolica genome has a segment encoding these proteins:
- the gtfA gene encoding sucrose phosphorylase produces the protein MGSITNKIMLITYPDSMGGDLANLKIAVQRYFKGAIGGIHILPFFPSSGDRGFSPITYREVEPSFGTWREIEELAQDYYLMCDIMVNHVSRRCAEFQDYLAKKDASPYADMFLRYDTFWGEGRPTPQDLELLYRRKDGEPCQAVTFSDGETRKLWCTFTEEQLDIDTTQAVTVKYLKENLAWLSEKGISIVRLDAYGYITKRQGTHCFFVEPEIWQLITDLRDALAQRGMLVLPEVHDLWLTTLKFAERGIWSYDFVLPLLMLHTLYTHNARKLAQWLQTCPRNQFTVLDTHDGIGVYDAFDWVDNQQAQAVIEKIEDRLSYAYKPLNPEKKRFFKSYQLYGTYYSLLHENSDAYLLARAIQFFAPGIPQVYYVGMLAGENDREALLANPDHRSINRHNYSLAEIDQCCKTPLVRKLIALMRFRNEYPAFGGEIAINCPETHILEIARKQGSYEAILQCDLKTYQFTIDYRKDGEADLRQLILEED, from the coding sequence TTGGGCTCGATTACCAACAAGATCATGCTCATCACCTATCCTGACAGCATGGGTGGTGATTTAGCAAACTTAAAAATTGCTGTACAGCGATATTTCAAAGGAGCGATAGGAGGGATTCACATCCTCCCTTTTTTTCCGTCCAGCGGTGACCGGGGCTTTTCTCCCATTACCTACCGTGAAGTGGAACCCTCTTTCGGAACCTGGCGGGAAATAGAGGAGCTGGCGCAAGATTATTATTTAATGTGTGACATCATGGTCAATCATGTGTCCCGCCGTTGCGCCGAGTTTCAGGATTACTTGGCGAAGAAAGATGCCTCCCCATATGCGGATATGTTTTTGCGATACGATACCTTTTGGGGCGAAGGGCGGCCAACGCCGCAGGACTTGGAATTGCTTTATCGCCGCAAGGACGGAGAACCCTGCCAAGCGGTAACTTTTTCGGACGGTGAAACGCGTAAATTATGGTGTACCTTCACCGAGGAGCAATTGGATATCGATACCACCCAGGCCGTCACCGTGAAATATCTAAAAGAAAATCTAGCATGGCTATCGGAAAAGGGAATTTCGATCGTGAGGTTGGATGCCTATGGTTATATTACCAAACGCCAGGGGACCCATTGTTTTTTTGTAGAGCCCGAGATATGGCAGCTGATTACCGATTTGCGCGACGCGCTGGCTCAAAGAGGCATGCTGGTGCTGCCGGAAGTCCATGATCTCTGGCTGACAACCCTAAAGTTTGCTGAGCGGGGGATTTGGAGCTATGATTTTGTATTGCCGCTGCTAATGCTCCATACCCTCTACACCCATAATGCGCGAAAACTGGCTCAATGGCTTCAAACCTGCCCCCGGAATCAGTTTACCGTTTTGGATACGCATGACGGCATTGGCGTCTATGATGCCTTTGATTGGGTGGATAACCAGCAGGCTCAGGCAGTCATCGAAAAAATCGAAGACCGCCTCTCCTATGCTTATAAGCCGCTGAATCCAGAAAAAAAGCGCTTTTTTAAGTCCTATCAGCTTTATGGCACCTATTATTCCTTGCTTCATGAAAATAGCGACGCCTATCTTCTGGCGAGGGCAATTCAGTTTTTCGCCCCCGGCATACCCCAGGTTTATTATGTCGGCATGCTGGCGGGTGAAAACGATAGGGAGGCGTTGCTGGCCAATCCCGATCACCGCTCCATTAACCGCCATAATTATTCATTGGCCGAGATTGACCAATGTTGTAAAACACCTTTGGTCAGAAAGCTGATCGCCCTGATGCGTTTTCGTAATGAATATCCGGCGTTTGGTGGAGAAATTGCGATTAACTGTCCGGAAACTCATATTTTAGAGATTGCGCGAAAACAGGGTTCATACGAAGCAATTCTGCAGTGCGATTTAAAAACGTATCAGTTTACGATTGATTACCGCAAAGACGGCGAAGCCGATCTGCGGCAGCTGATATTGGAAGAAGATTAA
- a CDS encoding ABC transporter substrate-binding protein translates to MKKLFSVVMIGVLILGVMVSCCSGELKKTKIVYWHWDGNPTSMPIYQELVKRFMKQNPNIEVEFVGLPAESYMQKYNTAIATNSVPDAAGIRDVDLSVLYSQDALEPLNSRFGSWKEKGSISKSVLDGAKILVPNKKLYVLPFFVTVDTAWYNKKLFDQNGITPPKTFDQFIKLCEKYADPKDGKYFFSLRGGAGSLENLWDFIFSYAGTNQVFDSKGNCKINGPLFVKAFDMYASIYWNGWTSRDSITNSFKEMVAEFGTGTSMYVYHNSSSLPEHKKNLGEGNFMNAPQLVGPSGIRVTKAPSFCGPVVFKASKNKDAAWKLVTYLASAEGASYLCEKEGRVPVNDGVYNDAWYKNDPYLQTYKEVLKSANTKNLVHPQWLPQWSEFRSKVQEPDLQAVLLKKKTAKEVLDNWAKLLTQYQKEFLKAMKK, encoded by the coding sequence TTGAAAAAGTTATTCAGTGTCGTGATGATCGGTGTTTTAATCCTTGGCGTGATGGTTTCGTGCTGCAGCGGAGAACTCAAGAAGACGAAGATTGTGTATTGGCATTGGGATGGAAACCCGACTTCGATGCCGATCTATCAGGAACTGGTCAAACGTTTTATGAAGCAGAATCCCAATATTGAAGTGGAATTCGTGGGACTTCCCGCCGAATCCTACATGCAAAAGTACAACACGGCCATCGCCACTAATAGCGTGCCGGATGCCGCGGGAATACGGGACGTCGATCTATCCGTCCTTTATAGTCAGGACGCATTGGAGCCGCTGAACTCGCGGTTCGGTTCCTGGAAAGAAAAAGGGAGCATCAGCAAGAGTGTCCTGGACGGCGCCAAGATCTTGGTCCCCAATAAGAAACTGTATGTCCTGCCGTTCTTTGTGACTGTGGATACCGCTTGGTATAATAAAAAACTTTTCGACCAAAACGGGATCACCCCGCCAAAGACCTTCGATCAGTTCATCAAATTATGTGAAAAGTATGCCGATCCCAAGGATGGCAAGTATTTTTTCTCCCTGCGGGGCGGCGCGGGATCGCTTGAAAACCTATGGGATTTTATCTTTAGTTATGCCGGAACCAATCAAGTGTTTGACTCCAAGGGTAACTGCAAGATTAACGGGCCCCTCTTCGTCAAGGCGTTCGACATGTACGCCAGCATTTATTGGAATGGTTGGACATCCCGGGACAGCATCACCAACTCCTTTAAGGAAATGGTCGCCGAGTTCGGCACCGGAACCAGCATGTATGTCTATCATAACTCCTCATCGCTCCCCGAACATAAAAAGAATTTAGGGGAGGGCAATTTCATGAATGCGCCCCAATTGGTGGGACCGTCCGGAATCCGCGTCACCAAGGCGCCCTCTTTCTGCGGGCCGGTAGTGTTTAAAGCCTCGAAGAACAAAGACGCGGCTTGGAAATTGGTAACCTATCTCGCATCAGCGGAAGGCGCGTCCTATCTTTGTGAAAAAGAAGGCCGGGTGCCGGTGAACGATGGCGTTTACAACGACGCTTGGTATAAAAACGATCCGTACCTGCAGACGTACAAAGAAGTATTAAAAAGCGCCAATACCAAAAACCTGGTGCACCCGCAGTGGCTCCCGCAATGGTCCGAGTTTCGTTCCAAAGTACAGGAGCCAGATCTGCAAGCGGTGCTATTAAAGAAGAAGACCGCCAAGGAAGTCCTGGATAACTGGGCCAAACTGCTGACCCAGTATCAAAAAGAGTTTTTGAAAGCGATGAAAAAGTGA
- a CDS encoding carbohydrate ABC transporter permease: protein MRQSKLKRFFTLHLPLALFVIYLLFPFYWSLCTSLKREETILQMPIRYLPIPFTLDNYINMWRDVGFSHYFTNSLIVSFSTTVLLVLISLLGGYAFSRYKFAGKGGVLLIFLFTQMLPGVMLIIPLFEIFKNLGIINRLSCLTFTYTTIQIAFCTIMMSGFFSNIPKQMEEAAQIDGCSLLGAIFRVIVPTIAPGIVATGAFAFIGAWNDFVYALAFMSDTKLFTLPLGLSMMQGEFTVNYGGLTAGNIIALIPVMILFAYIQKYLVTGLSAGAVKG, encoded by the coding sequence TTGAGGCAAAGTAAGCTGAAACGGTTCTTTACATTGCATTTACCTTTGGCCCTTTTCGTCATTTACCTTTTGTTTCCGTTCTACTGGAGCCTATGCACTTCTTTGAAGAGAGAAGAGACGATTCTGCAAATGCCTATCCGTTATCTGCCCATCCCTTTTACCTTGGATAATTATATAAATATGTGGAGGGATGTGGGGTTTTCCCATTATTTCACCAATAGTTTGATTGTTTCGTTCTCAACTACGGTTTTATTGGTGCTCATCTCGCTGCTGGGCGGTTATGCGTTTTCGCGATACAAATTTGCGGGGAAAGGGGGTGTCCTCTTAATTTTTCTCTTCACCCAAATGCTGCCCGGGGTGATGCTGATCATCCCGCTGTTTGAGATCTTTAAAAACCTGGGGATAATCAACCGGCTTTCCTGCTTGACATTTACGTATACAACGATTCAGATTGCATTTTGCACCATTATGATGAGCGGTTTTTTTTCCAATATCCCCAAACAAATGGAGGAGGCCGCCCAGATCGACGGCTGTTCGCTGCTTGGGGCGATTTTTAGGGTGATCGTGCCCACGATAGCGCCGGGAATTGTGGCCACCGGAGCCTTCGCTTTTATCGGGGCGTGGAACGACTTTGTATACGCTTTGGCGTTCATGAGCGACACCAAGTTGTTTACCCTGCCCTTGGGACTGAGCATGATGCAAGGGGAGTTTACCGTGAATTATGGCGGACTGACCGCCGGCAATATCATTGCTTTGATCCCGGTGATGATCCTTTTCGCTTATATTCAGAAATATCTGGTAACAGGTCTCTCGGCCGGCGCGGTGAAAGGTTAA
- a CDS encoding mandelate racemase/muconate lactonizing enzyme family protein — MSNQQLRFSKAVVSTFAPIALPRPFFDSTGGPFDCVPMEGWVQLFDEDGLCGQAPCSPQFQEVILPLIMTGAKKTYDEWYHQVYWKLRNRGFSSEAIVDFGKFDLALNDILAKRAGLPLHRFWGAERDWVHVYGSAGGTGLTDAELESEITSLVQEGYSVIKMKIATNFGTEVERDVRRIAMVRKLVGEKIQIAIDANQCWDAQTACRFAERVAEYDIAWFEEPVHAWNFGELGKLTKICPIPVSMGESMRTQYMFEEYAKLGVSHLQPVPSSMGGIREWFRIRDIAKEYGLRFSSGGLSQITGAYIATASEDAMVEYLTPIMKSFVALMKLAPEARDGKFYLPSEPGLPVDPDWNLLEREGLLRKKEYFYSK, encoded by the coding sequence ATGTCGAATCAACAACTCCGATTTAGTAAAGCGGTAGTCAGCACTTTCGCGCCGATTGCCTTACCGAGGCCTTTCTTTGACTCCACCGGCGGACCGTTTGATTGCGTGCCGATGGAGGGATGGGTGCAGCTGTTTGACGAGGATGGCCTGTGCGGGCAGGCGCCATGCTCCCCGCAGTTTCAGGAAGTCATCCTGCCGTTGATTATGACCGGCGCAAAGAAGACCTACGACGAATGGTATCATCAGGTCTACTGGAAGCTCCGCAATCGCGGCTTTTCCAGCGAGGCCATTGTCGACTTTGGTAAATTCGATCTGGCGCTCAACGATATCCTGGCCAAACGGGCCGGGTTGCCGCTGCACCGGTTCTGGGGAGCGGAACGGGATTGGGTGCATGTCTACGGCAGCGCCGGGGGTACCGGGCTGACCGACGCCGAGCTCGAGAGCGAAATCACCAGTCTTGTGCAAGAGGGTTATTCGGTTATTAAGATGAAGATTGCCACCAACTTCGGGACGGAGGTGGAAAGGGACGTCCGGCGGATCGCCATGGTTCGCAAGTTGGTGGGAGAAAAAATACAGATCGCCATTGACGCCAACCAGTGCTGGGATGCCCAAACCGCCTGCCGGTTCGCCGAAAGAGTGGCTGAGTATGACATCGCTTGGTTTGAGGAACCGGTTCACGCCTGGAACTTTGGCGAACTCGGCAAATTGACTAAGATTTGCCCGATCCCGGTTTCGATGGGGGAATCGATGCGGACCCAGTATATGTTCGAGGAATACGCCAAATTGGGAGTCTCCCATCTTCAGCCGGTTCCCTCCAGCATGGGCGGAATCCGGGAGTGGTTCCGGATCCGAGATATCGCCAAAGAATATGGCTTGCGTTTCTCTTCGGGAGGACTGTCGCAGATCACGGGCGCTTACATCGCCACCGCCTCGGAGGATGCCATGGTCGAATATTTGACTCCCATCATGAAAAGCTTTGTGGCGCTGATGAAGCTGGCGCCGGAGGCCAGGGACGGAAAGTTTTATCTGCCCTCCGAGCCGGGCCTGCCGGTGGACCCGGACTGGAATTTGCTTGAGAGAGAGGGGCTGCTTCGCAAAAAGGAGTATTTTTATTCAAAATAA
- a CDS encoding response regulator, whose amino-acid sequence MAQKFGGVIGLERLLIIDDDEVICNGLHQGIPWEENGIAVVGVAYDGEMALEFIKERTPDIVLVDINLPFLDGLELSGIIRRDYPGIKVILITAHEEFEFAKKAVQLHVYDYITKPLDNQKVLEAVRGARENLAREREAQRKLGEGLPLIKEKYLGDLLKRNIAPEQAAEMGKSMGLVADSYYGVSILNFKNCRLPVAARQVSEISSLIVDDELGKREIFATVQGLLDAGHAILVQRGEAELVMIYRDFAAPEACARYMENRTELIRSRLATVEEYFFTISLGRVYQGVERIASSYEEAKLAAAYGWRFENRSILRFGEIDTSRPAMNLNFDEEQLAIINGLKMGQADEVFLKSEQLFSLLKNTKGLDFSHVRMIAVELVVLACKAGIGNGGDQSKLASLSNDIIPQVIGMDNIAEVAKWVRGKLAEVMSISAQNRMSDAEKMIKRAVVYIDENFANSQLTLDEVAKFVHLSPAYFSMLFRQIQRVNFSDYLETLRIQKAAELFAHSQLRIYEVAERVGYNSPQYFSICFKKITGCTPSEFKTKQ is encoded by the coding sequence GTGGCTCAAAAATTCGGCGGGGTGATAGGATTGGAACGATTGCTCATCATCGATGACGACGAAGTGATCTGCAATGGGCTACACCAGGGGATCCCTTGGGAGGAGAATGGGATCGCGGTCGTGGGAGTGGCCTATGACGGAGAGATGGCACTGGAATTCATCAAGGAGCGGACGCCCGATATCGTGCTGGTCGATATCAATCTGCCGTTTTTGGACGGCTTGGAGCTTTCCGGGATCATCCGGCGGGACTACCCCGGGATCAAGGTTATTCTGATTACGGCCCATGAAGAGTTCGAGTTTGCCAAAAAAGCTGTGCAACTGCATGTATACGATTATATCACCAAACCGCTGGACAATCAGAAAGTCCTGGAGGCGGTTCGTGGCGCCCGGGAGAATCTGGCCCGGGAACGGGAGGCCCAACGAAAGCTCGGCGAGGGACTACCTTTGATCAAGGAGAAGTATCTCGGGGATCTCTTGAAGCGCAACATCGCCCCGGAGCAAGCGGCGGAGATGGGGAAATCGATGGGACTGGTCGCTGACAGCTACTACGGAGTTTCCATCCTGAACTTTAAAAACTGCCGTCTCCCCGTCGCGGCCCGCCAGGTCTCGGAGATTAGCTCGCTGATTGTCGACGATGAATTGGGGAAACGGGAGATTTTCGCGACCGTTCAAGGATTGTTGGATGCCGGCCACGCCATCCTCGTTCAGCGCGGTGAAGCGGAGCTGGTCATGATCTATCGGGACTTTGCCGCCCCGGAAGCATGCGCGCGATACATGGAGAACCGGACGGAGCTGATACGGAGCCGTCTCGCCACGGTCGAGGAGTACTTTTTCACCATCAGTCTGGGAAGAGTTTATCAAGGGGTCGAGCGGATAGCCAGTTCTTACGAAGAGGCCAAGCTGGCGGCGGCCTATGGTTGGCGCTTTGAAAACCGCAGCATTTTACGGTTTGGCGAAATCGATACCTCGCGGCCCGCAATGAATCTCAATTTCGATGAAGAACAGCTGGCAATCATCAATGGGTTGAAAATGGGCCAAGCCGACGAGGTGTTCTTAAAAAGCGAGCAACTGTTCTCGCTTCTGAAAAACACCAAGGGTTTAGACTTTTCCCATGTGCGGATGATCGCCGTGGAACTGGTCGTACTGGCATGTAAAGCCGGGATCGGAAATGGGGGGGACCAAAGCAAGCTGGCGTCGCTGTCAAATGATATCATTCCCCAGGTGATCGGGATGGATAACATCGCCGAGGTCGCCAAGTGGGTACGGGGCAAGTTGGCCGAAGTGATGAGCATCTCAGCTCAGAACAGAATGAGCGATGCGGAGAAAATGATCAAACGGGCGGTGGTTTATATCGACGAAAACTTCGCCAACTCCCAATTGACCCTGGATGAAGTCGCCAAATTCGTTCATTTGAGCCCGGCCTATTTTTCAATGCTGTTTCGGCAGATTCAGCGGGTGAATTTCAGCGATTACCTGGAGACGCTCCGGATTCAAAAAGCGGCCGAACTGTTTGCCCATTCCCAATTGCGAATTTACGAAGTCGCGGAGCGGGTAGGGTACAATTCTCCGCAATATTTCAGCATCTGTTTTAAAAAAATCACCGGCTGCACCCCCAGTGAATTCAAGACCAAACAATGA
- a CDS encoding carbohydrate ABC transporter permease: protein MSKDHSWTNRAFFKNQMVPYLLLLPAFLFITVFMFYPVVNTFLLSLRNYVLTQKAGWGFAGLDNYQKLLLQDPLFWTSLWNSIIWTVSNVFLQSVLGLYLALLLNRQFKGRGVFRALAFSPWAVAGILVAMMWSFMYSENFGVLNDLLLKSGLIDTRISWFSSMGKAMGAMVFATTWRGIPFFAVSILASLQTIPGEVYESCDVDGASAWHKFIHVTLPMLKDTLILTTLLRTVWTLNIVDIIYSMTKGGPNFSTLTLPVYVIMTFVNSLDLGYASTISVVMALLLLVFSVLYLALSKFGKEDLY from the coding sequence ATGAGCAAAGATCATTCCTGGACGAACCGCGCCTTTTTCAAAAATCAAATGGTGCCATATTTGTTATTGTTGCCGGCTTTCCTGTTTATTACAGTGTTCATGTTTTATCCCGTGGTCAATACCTTCCTGTTGAGCTTGAGAAATTATGTATTGACTCAGAAAGCGGGATGGGGTTTTGCCGGGCTCGACAATTACCAAAAACTGTTGCTTCAGGATCCGCTGTTTTGGACATCATTATGGAACTCGATCATTTGGACGGTTTCCAACGTTTTTCTTCAATCGGTCCTCGGATTGTACCTGGCTTTACTCCTCAACCGGCAGTTTAAAGGACGGGGCGTGTTCCGGGCGCTGGCATTCTCCCCATGGGCCGTCGCCGGAATTTTGGTGGCAATGATGTGGAGTTTCATGTATAGCGAGAACTTTGGGGTTCTCAATGATCTGCTCTTGAAGTCGGGATTGATTGATACCCGGATTTCCTGGTTTTCAAGCATGGGCAAAGCGATGGGGGCAATGGTGTTCGCCACCACCTGGCGGGGAATCCCGTTTTTCGCGGTCAGTATTTTGGCCAGCCTGCAGACGATCCCGGGAGAGGTTTACGAGTCCTGCGATGTGGACGGCGCCTCTGCCTGGCACAAATTCATTCATGTAACCTTGCCGATGCTGAAGGACACCTTGATTTTGACCACGCTACTGAGAACCGTCTGGACTTTAAATATTGTCGATATCATCTATAGCATGACCAAGGGCGGCCCCAATTTCTCAACCCTTACGCTGCCGGTTTATGTCATAATGACCTTCGTTAACTCTTTGGATCTGGGGTACGCGTCAACGATATCGGTGGTAATGGCGCTGTTATTATTGGTATTCTCAGTGCTGTATCTCGCCCTCAGCAAGTTTGGAAAGGAGGATCTGTATTGA
- a CDS encoding sn-glycerol-1-phosphate dehydrogenase: MNHSNEQPEKVCSCGRIHPLPIKEIVVERGALQQLSGCRERLGFGKKALLIADRNTMDLAGREAERILREDGCEVRVCLFDTDQKIIPNEQSLIKVLTEFDAATDFMVAAGSGTLNDLARYISSKVGRGYISLLTAPSMDGYTSVVAPLVINGFKKPWPATYPTAVYADPAILRNAPLAMIAAGFGDLIGKVIGRADWVLSKIINGEYYCQQAVDLVQKTVDECIAGAGRFITRDEAAIASLTRGLIDAGIAMLWVGNSRPASGSEHLLAQFWEMKSIMRGEFKHFHGDEVAVGTVLMSKLYAKLFTLDLSRVDLERAADRLSNRGRWEAMVKDVYGPLAGEVFKENEPRSFARQDVLAGIERAVNTAEEWRSAIQAFMLSPEYLTEMLRKVGAPYRPEDLDLDKARTREGVLASQASRMRYTILETADQLGCLEELADEIC; the protein is encoded by the coding sequence TTGAATCATTCAAACGAACAACCGGAAAAGGTTTGTTCCTGTGGCCGAATTCATCCGCTCCCCATCAAGGAGATCGTCGTGGAACGGGGAGCGCTTCAGCAGCTGTCGGGCTGCAGGGAACGGTTGGGGTTCGGCAAAAAGGCCTTGTTAATCGCCGACCGGAACACGATGGATCTGGCGGGCCGCGAAGCCGAGCGAATCTTGCGGGAAGACGGCTGTGAGGTGCGGGTGTGCCTGTTCGACACCGATCAGAAGATCATTCCCAACGAACAGTCCTTGATCAAAGTGTTGACCGAGTTCGATGCTGCGACCGACTTCATGGTGGCGGCAGGTTCGGGGACGCTCAACGACCTGGCCCGGTACATCAGTTCCAAGGTCGGGCGGGGTTATATCTCGCTGCTGACGGCGCCGTCGATGGACGGGTATACCTCGGTGGTCGCTCCGCTGGTCATCAACGGTTTTAAAAAGCCTTGGCCCGCCACCTATCCGACCGCGGTATACGCGGACCCGGCCATCCTGCGGAACGCGCCGCTGGCCATGATCGCCGCCGGATTCGGCGATCTGATCGGCAAGGTCATCGGCCGGGCCGACTGGGTGCTCTCAAAGATTATCAACGGCGAGTATTACTGCCAGCAAGCGGTGGACCTCGTGCAAAAGACGGTGGACGAGTGCATCGCGGGGGCCGGCCGGTTTATCACCCGGGACGAAGCGGCGATCGCCTCCCTGACGCGCGGCTTGATCGACGCCGGCATTGCCATGTTATGGGTGGGCAACTCCCGGCCGGCCTCGGGTTCCGAGCATTTATTGGCCCAGTTCTGGGAGATGAAGTCTATCATGCGCGGCGAATTCAAGCACTTCCACGGGGACGAGGTCGCCGTGGGCACCGTGCTCATGAGCAAGTTATACGCGAAGCTGTTTACTCTGGATCTGTCCCGGGTTGATCTCGAGCGGGCGGCGGATCGCTTATCCAACCGCGGCCGTTGGGAAGCGATGGTCAAAGACGTCTACGGCCCGCTGGCCGGGGAAGTTTTCAAGGAGAATGAGCCGCGCTCCTTCGCCCGCCAAGACGTTCTGGCCGGAATCGAACGGGCCGTCAACACCGCCGAAGAGTGGCGCTCGGCGATTCAAGCCTTCATGCTCAGCCCGGAATACCTGACCGAAATGCTCCGGAAAGTCGGGGCTCCCTATCGTCCCGAGGATCTCGACCTGGATAAGGCCCGCACCCGCGAGGGAGTCCTGGCCAGTCAAGCCAGCCGGATGCGGTACACCATTTTGGAGACCGCCGATCAGCTTGGATGCCTGGAGGAACTGGCCGATGAGATCTGTTAA
- a CDS encoding sensor histidine kinase, which yields MFNICRLFERLSRAFNNQRIKFKILSLYLTIFILSIGTVSCFTYLSTEKQLKENVYHMTEDTVHQLSRNISDKLSFVTEQLVKIRFDDKLEHLINFNVSKLSRLESAEAVIYFKQIFDEVYAAGDNYQLIHSMIIYLDNGMRFQFEEGKYFFLRQKLPGREVERYCRNGRNYCWRNVHRDTTFFGKPGPEVLTIASPLRKLGRIRALIIVNLNADYFRKLLEETNLAKMGSVLMVSNDGFLSSGSHASSELERLIATKVRPRSGESAQFEYNLRRVDSFVIYDSIRVNGWKLAAVLRKGDLMRDVNRTQFGIIVLTLIIIIVTAIAAYLIAYGLTKPLNKLAGLMAMVEAGNLDIRFNTRYHDEIGKLTRQFNSMLDKIKALLVAVEQEQAQKRRMELKTLQMQIDPHFLYNTLDSIKFLAEQKSDDTSEMVRALGHFYRYSLSKGDEITTVAEEIEHLKSYLTIQKIRYSTRFDYRIEVEEAALDCQTIKFILQPLVENAIYHGVRKKRRKGLIAIQGYLDGGNLIFTVYDNGAGLTPERLAQVRENLQKSILPKESGIGVFNVHQRVAMHYGEQYGLSIDSVANEFTIVTVKCPWLKNSAG from the coding sequence ATGTTCAACATTTGTCGCTTATTTGAAAGACTCTCCCGGGCCTTTAACAATCAGCGGATTAAATTCAAAATCCTCAGTTTGTATTTGACGATTTTCATTTTGTCGATCGGAACCGTCAGTTGCTTCACTTATCTCTCCACCGAAAAACAGCTCAAAGAGAACGTCTACCACATGACCGAGGATACGGTCCATCAGCTTAGTCGTAACATTTCCGATAAACTTAGTTTCGTCACTGAACAGTTGGTGAAGATCAGATTCGACGATAAGCTGGAACATTTGATCAATTTCAATGTTTCCAAGCTCAGCAGGTTGGAGAGCGCTGAAGCGGTCATCTACTTTAAGCAGATCTTTGATGAAGTCTACGCCGCTGGGGACAATTATCAATTGATTCATTCGATGATCATCTACCTCGATAACGGGATGAGATTTCAGTTTGAAGAGGGCAAATATTTTTTTCTGCGCCAAAAACTGCCTGGCCGGGAAGTGGAGCGATATTGCCGGAACGGCAGGAATTACTGTTGGCGAAATGTGCACCGCGATACCACCTTTTTCGGCAAACCCGGACCCGAGGTGTTGACGATTGCGTCTCCTCTCCGTAAGTTGGGCCGGATCAGGGCCTTGATCATCGTTAACCTGAATGCTGACTACTTCCGGAAGTTACTCGAAGAGACCAATTTGGCCAAGATGGGATCGGTGCTGATGGTGAGCAATGACGGCTTCTTATCCAGCGGGTCGCATGCTTCGTCCGAGCTGGAAAGGTTGATTGCCACCAAAGTGAGGCCCCGCTCCGGTGAGTCGGCCCAGTTCGAGTATAACCTGAGGAGAGTCGACTCTTTCGTGATTTACGACAGTATTCGGGTGAACGGTTGGAAACTGGCAGCGGTGCTGCGTAAGGGCGACCTGATGCGGGATGTGAACCGGACCCAATTCGGGATCATCGTTCTGACCCTCATCATTATCATCGTCACCGCCATAGCGGCCTACTTGATCGCTTACGGGCTGACCAAACCTCTCAATAAGTTGGCCGGTTTGATGGCGATGGTGGAGGCGGGCAACCTCGATATCCGGTTTAATACCCGCTACCATGATGAGATCGGGAAACTGACCCGGCAGTTCAATTCGATGTTGGACAAGATTAAGGCACTGCTGGTAGCGGTGGAACAGGAACAAGCCCAGAAACGGCGGATGGAACTGAAGACCCTGCAGATGCAGATCGATCCCCATTTTTTGTATAACACCCTGGATTCCATCAAATTTTTGGCGGAGCAAAAGAGCGACGACACCAGCGAAATGGTCCGAGCCTTGGGGCATTTTTACCGGTATAGCTTGAGCAAGGGGGACGAGATCACCACCGTGGCCGAGGAGATCGAGCATCTTAAAAGCTATCTGACCATTCAAAAGATCCGTTATTCGACCCGCTTCGATTATCGGATCGAAGTTGAGGAGGCCGCGCTGGACTGCCAAACTATAAAATTTATTTTACAGCCTTTGGTTGAAAACGCTATCTATCATGGAGTAAGGAAGAAGCGGCGCAAAGGGCTCATTGCGATTCAGGGCTATCTGGATGGCGGAAATCTGATCTTCACTGTCTATGACAATGGAGCCGGTCTTACTCCGGAACGGCTGGCGCAGGTCCGGGAGAATCTGCAAAAAAGCATTTTGCCAAAGGAGAGCGGTATCGGCGTTTTCAACGTCCATCAAAGGGTGGCGATGCATTACGGGGAACAGTACGGGCTGAGCATCGACAGCGTCGCAAACGAGTTCACCATCGTTACGGTGAAATGCCCGTGGCTCAAAAATTCGGCGGGGTGA